The genomic interval CTCAGCGCCGCCCCGCTGCTGGACATGGCCCGAGCCGAGGACGACGCCCGGTGGCCGGCCGCCGTGGCGCGAGAGCGGGCGGCGGCCGGGCGGACCTTCGCCGCGCGGTGCGCCCTGGCGGCGGCCGGTGAGGTCTTCGAGCCGGACGGCCCGCTCGGCCCGCACGGGCAGGCCGCGGCCATGGAGCTGGCGAGCGCCGGTGAGGACGTCGCCGCTCGCTGGCGACACGATCCGCAGGAGGCCGTCGCCCTGGTCCAGGAGCTGGTGGCCAGCGGCGAGTTCACCGAGGACGAGGTCCTGGACGACGCGGTCGACTCTGCAGTGCTGATCGGTCTCCTGATGTTGCAGGAGGTGCGCACCGCGTCCGACCCGAGCGCGGCTGCGGAACTCTGCCTGCACGCGGTGCCCCACATCGCGCTCGCGGTCACCCTGGCCAGCGCCGACCTGGACTGACCCGGGCCGCCGGCGAGGGCGGACACCCGGGTGCCGTACCCGACTGTCACGCTCACGGAAGGTGACAATCGGTTGTCACGCCCCCTGTCACGTCGGTTGTCACGTTGCCGGAAGACCGCGTGACAGCCCCCGCCCGGAAGCGCATCAATTCGGGCATTCCGGCGCGGAAACGGCCTGGAAACCCCGCTCTGGGCCGTTTCCGCGTGACAGGCGCGACAGCGTGACAACTCCTCTGGAGGTGATCACGCTCCGTGCGGGGTGGGTCAGGGGATCTGCCGGACCGAGGCGTCGTGGTGGCTGGTGGAGACGGGCGTATCCACCGGGTGCAGCCAGCGCAGCGGCACGGTCAGGGTGCCGATCCGGGGCAGTTCTACGGGCTCGCCCTCGCCGTCCAGGAGCATCCCGGAGACCCGATAGCCGCCCCCGGGCGGGAGGCCGGCCTCCTGCGCCTGGTCCTCGGTGAGCTCCACCGTGACCCGGGTGCTCGCCCTCATCACCAGGCCGTGCGCGGTCCGGGCGGCGGTGTCCACATCTACCACGGACAGCGGGAAGTACGTCCCGCGCAGCCAGCTCAGCGGCCACCAGGAGTCGCCCATCGTCTCCGGCCGGTACCGGCGATACGGCAGAGCGAACGGCACCTCGCAGCGGTAGGTCTCGCCCACCCGGACGTCCTTGGTGCGCATACCTCCAGGGTCCTCCCCACCGGCCGCCGCCGCCCGGCACCGGGTTTCGTCCGTACCGTCCCGGAGCGCCCCGCCCCGGCGCTACCGTGAACAGACACGCCAGCAACCCGCCCAGGAGCCCCGGATGAGCCAGCAGCCGGCCCCCGCGCCCGCCCGCCAGCCCCTCGATGAGCACGCCGCCGAATCGGTCCTCGCGTACGCGGCCGCGGAGCGCGCCAAGACCGACGTCCTCGCCTCAGTCCTGGAAGACATCGCCGCCAACGGCTACCCGGCCGCGGAGTCCGGCGTGCCGTGGGAGACCGCCCGCGACGCCCACCTCGCCAACCTCGCGGACGAACAGCCCCGTGTCGCCTGAGCACGGCGCGCGCCGCTCCCAGGTCGTCATGGTGGAGCCCGCGCTCACCCAGCTCGCCAAGCTCACCGCGTCCGAGACCCACCGCCTGGACCGCGCGATCGTCGCCATCAGCGTCAACCCGGAGCTCGGCACCGAGGTGCCCGGCACCCTGCTGCGCGACTACGCGGACGAGATCGACGGCGTGCGGGTGATTTTCTACGTGACAGCTCTGGGGTCGATCACGATCGTGGCGTACGTCGAAGCCTGAGCAGCATGTGCAGCAGCGCCCCGGACCGTCGACGGGGGCGCTGCTGTGTCCGCTGCATGAGGTGCTCCTGCCGGTGGTCCGGGGTGCCGGAGAGCGATGACATTCCGAAAGCCGTCCCCAGGCGCCGCAAGGGCGCTGCTCAGGTAGCAGGCCCGTGCTGCCAGAAGGCAGCGAGACCGTGCAGCAAACGGCCGTCCGTCTGCTGCATGGCGGTCTTCGGCCCGGCCCGCTAGGCCCTCTACCGCCCACCGACAGGCCGGGCGCACGATTTCTGGGTGATCATTCCTTCGCCCATGGCGACCTTCACGGACGCCGAGCTACAGCTGCACGCCGCCGGCACCGCTTCGAACATGACGCCCGCATTGATCGAGCGGGTCCTCATGGCCAAGAGGCTCGTTGATCGCTATCGCACAAACTGGTGCCGCGGGATTCGTGGCTACTCCTGTCGCAACGGGACTCTGGAAGGAGTGCCGGCTTGCCTGCGCCACCTGTCTACTGACGAACTTCAGGCCGTGGAACTGCTCCTTCGGTGGGCTCAGCCGTTGGTCGATCGGTGGCTGTTTCAGCTCCCACCTGTCTGCTGGTTCTGGCCTGTGCCGGAGGCAGGACGGTTCGTGGATGCCGTGACCTTCCTGTTCGACTGGCAGCAGTCCCGGTGCGCCATATGCGGGCGCCCCGGGCAACGTGGTGGGACTCGCTCCGACTCCTTGGTCCTGGACCACGACCACAAGTCCGGCATCGCTCGCGGGTTCCTGTGCCATCCCTGCAACAAGCGCGAAGGGCTGGACCGGCCGGGCGACGGCCGCTATGCGAATTACCGCCGACGGCCGCCCACCGCTCTGCTGGACGTCTCCCTCCGGTACGGACAGCGGCGCCCGTAACCCCTCGTACACGAGAGCGGCGCTGCGCCCCGGCGAAGGGGTGCGGCGCCGCTGATGTCGTGTCACCCGGCCGGGCGGGCGGCCGGGCGGCCGGGCGGCCGGTTAAGCGCTGCGACGTGCGGGCACGGCGGACAGATGGCGCTGCGGGGCGGGGGGAGCCGGGGCGGCCAGGGCGCCGGCCTTGATGGCCTCGGTCGCCTCGCGCAGCGCATCCTCCATCTCCTCCTGGGAGGCGTACCCGGCGAAGTACGGGTGGATGAAGTAGCTGCGGTAGCGGCCCTCGGGCCGCAGCACGACGTTCCGCTCGACCAGGTGGCTCATCGCGATCGACGTGCGGTTCTTGCTGAGCCCCACGCGCGCCCGCAGTTCGGCCTGTGAGGCGTTCACTTCGCCGCCGGGGCGCTGGACCTCGGTCATCGCGCTCAGCAGGTCGTAGTCGGCCTTGGAGAGCTCCAGGCGGTGCAGCTGGGCGTACCCGAGGTGAGCTTGGATCAGCATGCCTGCTCCTCCACGTCGTTGTCGCCGAACGCCAGCTGCCGCGTGCGCGGGGCCGGCGCGGCCGGGGCCGTGAACTCCGGGAAGCTCTCGCTCGCCGCCTTCTCCAGCGCGACTACATCTTCCCGCATCTCCGGGAAGTGCTTCCGGAGCGCGGCCCTGGCGTCCTGGCGCAGCTGCTCCAGGGCCTCCTGCTGGAGGTCGCCGTTGCCCTTGAAGCAGATCAGCGGGTTGACCACGATCAGCGAATTGGCGCGGCGCTGGAGCATGTGCCAGTTCTCCAGGCTGCCCAGCGCCCGGGTGACGTTCGCGCGCTCGACTCCGAGGTGCCGGGCGACCTTGATGTGCGTG from Streptomyces drozdowiczii carries:
- a CDS encoding endonuclease domain-containing protein; protein product: MIIPSPMATFTDAELQLHAAGTASNMTPALIERVLMAKRLVDRYRTNWCRGIRGYSCRNGTLEGVPACLRHLSTDELQAVELLLRWAQPLVDRWLFQLPPVCWFWPVPEAGRFVDAVTFLFDWQQSRCAICGRPGQRGGTRSDSLVLDHDHKSGIARGFLCHPCNKREGLDRPGDGRYANYRRRPPTALLDVSLRYGQRRP
- a CDS encoding replication/maintenance protein RepL is translated as QALDRKPPKPGRPVRSANVEYTYRAPHDAWGRSGYSMVSNAFLSDVLAVLIARYGMSPVQSAVLLFCMGRQVEGRLKITHIKVARHLGVERANVTRALGSLENWHMLQRRANSLIVVNPLICFKGNGDLQQEALEQLRQDARAALRKHFPEMREDVVALEKAASESFPEFTAPAAPAPRTRQLAFGDNDVEEQAC